The DNA segment GTGAGCGCCGCTGTCCAGTGATAATCGCGTATGCTGTCCATCTTCTTCCGTATGTCATACACGGATGTGGTCGGGCCCTTTCTGTCACAGCGCATCGGCGGTACGCCATCCTTTGCATCGTAGAACTCAAAGGTAACACCGTAGCGTTCATAATAGTTCCGCACGAACGCGACGGTCGTCTTCCTGAGCGATGACGCTTCATCCGTGCGCCCATGGAGCGCCAGTCCGAGCGCGATGAGATAATTCGTGTTTATCCATGTCGCGCCGCGCCACATATCGGTGCCCCAGGTCGGTTCGGAAAGCGATACGCTTGGTACGGGGAACGCTGATGCGAATTCGTTCGGGTCATACAGATGTATGATGAGGCGATCGATTCGCTCTTTCGGCACGTTCGTGAGCATGAGCGGAAGGAATCCCGTCACCGCTTTTACCGGTGAAAGCGAACCGTTCGCATGGCGGTCGTAATAGAAGCCGCTTTTTTCATCCCAGAGGAGCGAGTGAACAAGCGTTTCCATCGCATCCGCTTTTTTATTCCAGGTATCCGCCCGCGCATGGTCGCCGAGTTCCTTCGCGATACGCGCGATCATGCGCATATCGTTCACGGCGAACACCGAGAAGTCGACCGCATCGAGATCAACAGCCTCGTCGAATCGCGGAGAATTATCGAGTCCGGATTCTCCGGAACGGCATTTCGGATCGCCCTCGATGTCCCAGACGAGAAGACCGCTCTTGTTCTTGTTGCGATGTGCAATGTCCCAGTTGATATACGCTTCGAGTTTCGGGAGCGCGAACGATAATGCGCTCTTGTCCTTTGTTCGCTGATAGTTTTCCCAGACGCCCCAGGCGAGTATCGGGGGCTGCGTTATCTTTGAGCGCCAGCCGTCGGGACGCATCTGATGCGGTATGAAGCCGTCGTTCGCCTGCATGGCGAGAACGGAGCGGAGATAATCCCAAGCGAGAGCGCCGTCGATATGATTCATCGCGAAGCTATGGAACACGGAATCCCAGAGCCACATGTCCTTGTGCGGAACGCGGTCAGGCGTCGACCAGCGGTGCGGGAACATGCCTTCCGGCGAAAGCGCATTGACCTTCATGACGCTCGCGCATTTTACGAAGAGCGCATCGCGCTT comes from the Spirochaetota bacterium genome and includes:
- a CDS encoding trehalase family glycosidase — its product is MDDLDIAAPHVWGEGALFGFSGIDGGTDSASLFVATFGAEPLSFLFHTPTRRIFSIDTPQLSITCALSDIVIARTGNADVTLAFTAWHTLIGTMPAGTTISLVLENGDNASVDGEFVISADSAHNDVLMLAIAGGRCALSYGVSVDEAKNRAVQGLADDMGKTIAARASYYMKLPPLLKRDALFVKCASVMKVNALSPEGMFPHRWSTPDRVPHKDMWLWDSVFHSFAMNHIDGALAWDYLRSVLAMQANDGFIPHQMRPDGWRSKITQPPILAWGVWENYQRTKDKSALSFALPKLEAYINWDIAHRNKNKSGLLVWDIEGDPKCRSGESGLDNSPRFDEAVDLDAVDFSVFAVNDMRMIARIAKELGDHARADTWNKKADAMETLVHSLLWDEKSGFYYDRHANGSLSPVKAVTGFLPLMLTNVPKERIDRLIIHLYDPNEFASAFPVPSVSLSEPTWGTDMWRGATWINTNYLIALGLALHGRTDEASSLRKTTVAFVRNYYERYGVTFEFYDAKDGVPPMRCDRKGPTTSVYDIRKKMDSIRDYHWTAALT